The Chelonia mydas isolate rCheMyd1 chromosome 1, rCheMyd1.pri.v2, whole genome shotgun sequence nucleotide sequence CTAAAGAGAAAACCTCAAACACAAAAGCCACCATTGTAATAaactttttattgttaaaaaaaatccccatattCATATAAATAAGCCATATATGTAAAATACAAGtaggttcattctctctcttaaCACCTTCCCCACAGCTTCAAAAAGATAAAACAGACTCAAGAACAAATGTATATTAAATCTCTGATGACTGACAAACTGGCAGCTCACATGGAGCCCCCCCCTACTACCTGCCTCTAAACAAGATACGGAGTGTGCACAACACTGGCACCTATGGTGTGCAAAGAGTTTTTGCCTCTCTTAAGGATGCATTCAAATGCTGTATTGAGTTTTCACCCACTCCCCCGTGTGCCAGAAACTGCAAACATTTTAGAGCTATGCCGCTGCTCAGTGGGTGTGAAAAGGAGGGGTCAGTTTGCATAGCAACCACCCACTGGGTTTGGATTTCTAAATTGTCACTTTCTTCTCACACCCAGGCAGCTCAGCTGTCATGTTCTTGTCCCAGAGAGTGGGAGAGAGGTGCAGGACAGCAGATTTAGCCCCCAGCACTGTTTGGGACAGTGGGGGAGGATCCTTCACATGACCTGTTCCAAAAGGTCATCCTAGATAGGgacagaaagaaaatgagagGGGAGGAATACTGTCAACATTGATCATCACCTTTCCGTGCTGTAGGAGGGACttcagagaagagagaaaatagcGTGGAAAGACAGGAGAAGAAGATGGCATGGCTGGATTAGCACCCTTTTCCCTTTCACACACACTCCTAGCTCtgatgtatggcttcataaacaGCACCCCACGGGATAACCTACCCACCAGATCCCTTCCTGCCTAACTTTATTGTTTAAGCAACGAGACACACAAGATCAAAGTGAGATACCCCTTGAACTTGGATTAGATAGCTCAGCAGATTTACACACGCACAGACACAGCGtatgaaaaaaaatccccaaattttcctattaaaaataaaGCCCTGCCTCAAGATTGTACAAAAACCTTGAAAGGAATGAAGAAATCCCTTGTTTGTGGTGAGCCTTGGACATGAGGAGATGTGTCAGGAGCACTTCCAGACACAAACAGCCAGGCTGCCGCCAAAGAACATGTACAGCAGGTTCTTCACCTCGTGGGTGATCTCAAAGCCAAAGCCCTCACCAATCACTACATGCCACGAAGAGCCAAACTTCTTGTCCATTGTCTCTTTGATCATCTTAGCAGCACTCTGAGGAATAAAGAGAAAGAGTCCAGGAGTATGCAGAGGGAGCAGCAGGTCAGAGAGATGGGAGGGGTGTGTTTGTGCATACAAATTCCCCACTGTTGCCCTCTCTTTAACATGACTTTCAGGAGGAGGGTGAGAGCTAGGGTGAGGTTACAGTACAGCAGAGCTCCACTGAGGAGTACCCAGACTCCTTTGCTGCAGACTTCTGAAAACCCAGTAGGAGATATTAGAGGTCTGTATTTagaacctgattctcctctcactcacactgGTTTGAATCAGGACTTGGCCCATTTAAGTCACACAAGAATGAGTATGACAGGACAAACAGATCACTATTCTTTATTGTTTTTGAGGGAATTCCTTTTTCCTTGCAGTGAATCAGCAAGACACAACTTTTGTGACTGGGCCAGGCTGTAAATACCTCCTTCCCCCTACACCACGCATCAGCTAGAGAAGGGATGGGAGATGTGGGGAGATGCTGGAGAGTGGCACAAGGCATTTTTCCCAGCCTGGGGGGCAAATGGAAGATATGAA carries:
- the DNAL4 gene encoding dynein axonemal light chain 4 isoform X1, which encodes MADTGEGKKEEADYKRLHSFPLIRHTDMPEEMRVEAMELCVTACEKYATNNESAAKMIKETMDKKFGSSWHVVIGEGFGFEITHEVKNLLYMFFGGSLAVCVWKCS
- the DNAL4 gene encoding dynein axonemal light chain 4 isoform X2, which translates into the protein MKLSEGKASNSYHCKHTDMPEEMRVEAMELCVTACEKYATNNESAAKMIKETMDKKFGSSWHVVIGEGFGFEITHEVKNLLYMFFGGSLAVCVWKCS